Genomic DNA from Pseudomonadota bacterium:
AGTTTGCCTAACTCTTTGGTCGTTTTGCCTCGACCGTAGCCATGAGGCCTTTGCTGAAGTCGATGAGCAAGAACCCGATTACGAGGTAGATGACGCCACGGGGCTTGAGCCACCTGCGGCACCTCAAGATCTCCAGCTCGCGGCGTCCGCAGCCGGGCGTCTTAACCACCTAGATGACGCGCGACTTGTCGCCAAGTTGGAACGCGCTTACCTAAATGCAACCGATCTGAGTCAAGCCCATCTCACGAGCGCTAACCTGACATTCGCAAGTTTGAGGCGCACCAACCTGACGCTCGCTAGCCTGAAACACATCGACCTGGCGTGCGCCGACCTCACGCGCGCCGACCTGACGAACGCCAACCTGACCGGAGCCCGCCTGACAGAGACCAAACTGACGCGCGCCAAACTCTGGTTCACCAAACTGAAGGGCGTCCATCTGACGGAGGCCGACCTGGCGCGCGCCGAGCTCACGAGCGCCGACCTGACAGGTGCCTACGCGACGGACGCCATCCTGACCGGCGCCAGACTTAGGGACACAACCCTGACGGGTGCCGAACTGACCGACGCCCGCCTGAAGGATGCTATTTTGAGTCGCGCCGACCTGACGCGCGCCGACCTGACGCGCGCCGACCTCACGCGCGCCGACCTGACGAACGCCAACCTCACGGACGCCAACCTCACGGGGGCCGACCTGACGGACGCCAACCTCACGGGGGCCGACCTGACGCGCGCCGACCTGACGCGCGCCGACCTGACGGGGGCCGACCTCACGAGCGCCAAATTGACGGACACCAAATTGACAGTCGCCAAATTCACGGGCGCCAAGCTGGAAGACATCACTCTGTCAAGGGAGCAAATGGACGCCCTTTGGGAGAGTCAGGATGCTCTGCCGTGACGCTCGCGCCTCGGACGGCCGATCATCAAACATCGCAGCATCCTCAGTTGAGTGCGTCGCCCTTGCGTCTACCCCAGCGGAAAGATACGACCAATAACGCTATCAAGCTTCTGATTTATAAACTCGATTGAGAAATCTCTGCGCTACCGGCCGCTGCCTTCACACGGCAGGGGTCGCTGGTTCAATCCCAGCATCGCCCACCACCTTCCTTCGCGGCCCACGGCCAACCTCGCCTCGGACCGCCTGCCCTCAGCCCAGTCGGCACCGCACCCCTCCCCTGGGGCCACAGCCCTTGCGCTCACGATCTGGCAGTGAGCTCACCAGCTCCCAACTCGCCCACCACGCCGGCACACGACGAACGGCAGTCGCTGCTGTAGCCAAGCGGTGATTCGGAGCGGTACCCTGCGCCTATCCTCGCCGGTAGGGAGCTAAGGGAATGCTCGGGCGTGTGCTGAGAACGGTCGCCGAAGGTCGCGGGTACACTATGCGAGATGCGCGCGAAGCGCCCGCTGGCTTCCCTACGTTCCTTCGCCAATGTATCGCCCGCGGGCTCAGCATCGAGAGCGTGCTGGACGTGGGCGTGGGCAACGGTACGCCGTGGCTCTATGACGCATTCCCCGACACCGAGCTGATGCTGTTCGAACCACTCGGCGAGGTCTTCCAGGAAGCGATCTCCGCCATCATCGCGCAGCGCGCGGGGGCAAGGCACTTCCCCGTCGCCCTCGGCGACGCCCCGGGGGAGGCCACGATCCACGTCGCGGGGTCCACCCCTACCTCTTCGAGCCTGCTACCCACCTCCCAAGACCTGATGGACGCCCTCGATCGGGAGGGGCGCGACAGCGGCTCAAAGCCCCTCACGGTCGAAGTGGATGTGCTGGACAACTACGACCCGATCGTGGGCCGAAACGTGTTGAAGATCGATGCGGAGGGATTCGAGCTACCGATCTTGACAGGTGGCCAGCAGGTGCTGCGCAAGAGCGAACTGGTGATCCTCGAGGTCTCGCTGATGCCACGATACGAGGGCGAGGCCGCCCTGTCGGATATTCTGCGATTCATGGAGAGCCAGGGCTTCGCCCTTTACGAGATCATCGAACTGAGCCGGCGGCGACCCGATGCGCCAAGCGCATTCATGGATGTGGCCTTCGTGCCGGAGCGCAGCGCGCTACGCGTCTTCTGAGTGGTCGGCGATCCGTCACCGCTCCACGGCCGGGATAGCCTTCACTCGATGCACCCACATCGACCCGTTCGCGCGGCTATCGCTGGCCGTGTAGATGAAGAACACGTCAAGCTCCGGGTCGTAGAACACCGCGTTGGTGCGTTTACCCGCGAAGTCACTCGCGATCGGATGACTGCCGAGCCACTCGTTGCGCTCAGGATCCAGGTACGCCATGCGCCTGCTCTCGAAGCTGAACACCACCATCACGTCCTGCCTCGAGTGATAGTAGATACCGCCCGCGTTGGCGCTGAACGTCAGCCCCTGCGGCGCCCCTGAGGGATCGACCTTCACCCACGCCTGCCGGGCGACGCTGAAGAAGCTGAGGGTCTGCTCGTCCCGACCGACGTAGACCCTGTTGCGCTCGGTATCGACCGCTGCGCCGAAGTCGTAGCCCTGCAGTCCTTCGCCCCGCGCCTTGATGGGTTGCCAGGCGCCCGCCTGCGGATCGAAGTAGGCCTGCCCCTTGCGGCCGGCGAGGAAGAACTTCTTCTCGGCGGGCAGGTAAACGAAGGCCGGGTAACCACCCACCTTTCGCAAGCTCCCCTTCGCCAATGGCCGCAGGAAGTCCCCCGACTCAGGATCGTAGGCCCAGGGGCCGAAGGTGCGCTTGCCCTGCCCCAGGCCCTGCGCCTCCAGCCGCGTAATGGCCTCGTGGACATCGCCGCTGTACTCGCGGGTCTCGCGATCGCGCGAGACGCCCGGCATGTAGTAGCGGTTGAAGCCGCCCTCGGCGAACACCCGAAGGCGCCCCGTGTCCGTATTGACGGCGAGATAGCCGAAGCCGTGGATCAGCAGATGGCCCGGCACGGTGCCGCCACCCGGCGTCACCGGTCGCCCGACCTCGTCGACCGCGATGCGACCCTGCTTCACCTGTTCTAGCAATTCGTGGGTATTGGTGCCCGGGTACAGGCACAGCCAGCGGTGCTGGTGGATGTCGTAGAACCAGAAGTCGTCCTGGCCGTAGCCGTCGGGCTTCACGAACGCGTGGCGACCCTCACCGGCTCGGTAGGCGCCGCGCCCGACCGGATCGTACTGCAGGGCGTTTCCACCCCAGCTGGCGCCGTAGGCCACGCCGAAGCGAGGATCCGCGGCGGGGGGACCCAGATCGAGCCAAGCACCGGGGGCCAGCTCGCGTATCTGCTGCAGGTGAGCGCCCTCTTCGCTCGGCAGGTCCTGCAGGGGGGAAGGGTGGATCCCGACGGGCGTCTGCTCGCCCCAGGCCGCCCCTAGCCAGAGCGACGACAGGGTCGCCAGCACCGCGCCGCAGGCGAGGGGGCGACGAGCCCCAACTGCCCGCACGGGCCCTCGCCTATCCCTTGATCGCGACGATCTGCGTGTACGGTGTGACGACATGGCCAAGTAGGCGAACCGCCCTAAACCGTCTGGCGACGCGCACACCAGCGCGCGCCATGGCACCCAAGTGCTCCGTGCCCATGTTGTCGAAGCGATCGAAACACTGCGCAAACCCCCTCGCCGTCAATTCCCGGCGCAAGCCGTAGAAGGTGAACCAGTTTACCGCCGGATACTGGGCGTGGTTTACCCACTGCGGGCGGCTGCTCACCGCGAGGCGTTCGCAGCGTCGTTTCACGGCCGCCGGATACCAGCTATAGAGCGGCAACTTGAACTCCTGCTGCCGCGGACAGAGGGCGTTGGTGGTGGAGAGGAAGAGCAGCCCGCCGGGCTTTAGGACGCGTGCACACTCGTCGAGGCACGCCTGCCAGTCGACGACGTGTTCGAGCAACTCCGGCATGAGGCAGATGTCGAGACTCGCATCGCCGAACGGCAAGGCGTCGGCGCTGCCCACGGCGAACTCGATGGGCACCTTGCTCGGCGACTCGCGCAGGCGTTCTCGCGCCAGGCTGATCAAGCCCTCGTCGATATCGACGCCGCTGACCCGATGGCCGGCCTCACTCCATACGCGGGACTGCGTGCCCGCGCCACAGCCGACATCACCCACCGCCAGCTCGCTCGCGGGTAGGCCCAGGCGCTGGAGCGCGCGCATCATCAGCGAGTGGATTCGCCGTGAGCGTCCCCAGGTGTCCTGGCTCAGGCTAGCCTCGGCGTAGTAGGCGAGGAAGCGGTCTTCGGAAAGGTCCTGCGGGATCACTGCGGGCGCTTCGTCCATGTTGCTCATCTCCGCGCTGCCGAATGCGCTTCGGCCATGCGCGGTGACTTCCGATCGTGTCTCGACTCATCCGCCGCGACGCGCGAACCGTCTTGCGGGAGTCTCAGCTCGAGGGCACCGGTTCCCTGGCCACCCGCTCCTAGCGTAGTGCCAGCGGCACGCTGATCTTCACAGCATCGAGCAAACGCGGTGGGTCACCGGAGCCGCTAGCTGCCTAGCGACGAACGCCCCTCGGAACCCTCACGGGCGGCCTGCCGTTTCTTGCGCTCGCGCGCCAGCGCGCGCATGTCCCACAGGACGAACGCGATCGGCAGCGCGAACCAGATGACCGCCTTGCCGATCACCAGCACGTGGCCGCCGTCGAGTTCCATGAACGTCCTTTACGCTACCTACACTGGGGAAGAGGCGATGCCACTAGGGCGTTAGGCGCTCATCGGCGCGCGCTTGATCCCGCATGACCCCTTCTGGTACCGCCAACGATGGCGCATCTGCGCCCGCAACGCCAAATCCGTACCAAGACAATGCCGCCCGCTGCGGGCTTCGGCGCTTAGCCTCTCCTGATGATCGGTCCACCCAAACGGCATCGAAGGTGCCTTGCGTCGTCATCAGGCCCCGCCACAACACGGCGGGGTCATCGAAGAACGCATCCTCGACGTTCCAGTAGCCCCGCTGACCGATGTGTTCCGGCAACTGCGCAGCCACGTGGTGCTGATCGACGATCGTGATGAACACCGGTGCTGCGAGGTGCTCGACGGACCGCGGCGTCTGCCCATCGCGGACTACTTCGAGGCCCCACCCGACGTGAATAGCGTGCCCGGCGCGCACGGCGCGGTGCAGGGCGTCGAGGGACCCCTCCAGCGCCCGACCCTGCGCATCGTGGCGATAGAGCAGGCGCCAGGACGGCGCGGCCGTGTCACACCACACGATGCGCACGGCGCGCGATCCCCTCGCGCCGCCCTCTCGAGGGGTGCTCAGGGCGCCCGCCAAGCTGCCGTCGGTGCCCAGAATGCCGCGCCACTCATTCCAAGGCGGCGGTAGTTCCACCCGCCCCTCGTCGCGGATCGGTCGCTGGCGGTGGATCGCCTGCACCTGGGCGAACACCTCGCCTTCCCACTCGGTCAGAAAGCTGGCCTCGGCCCAATGGGTGAGATCGCCGATGCCATCGCCGTCGAAATCGAGCTCCCAGCCCAGGCGCAAGGTGGCCCCGCGCGCCAAGGCGGCACGAACGGCGGCCCTATCGCCGGCCTCGGGTGTTCCATCGAACCCGCTGACGAACAACTGCGAGGGACAAGCGAGGGCGGCATAGCCCGCGGCGGGAAGCACCAGCGAGCTGAGAAGAACAACACGAAGCAGCAGCAACACGACGACGCACTCCGAAAGCGATGAGGGCGAGGATGCTAACTCGCCCTCCGCCAACGGAGCGCTGCCGCCGAGGGAAAACCGCTCAGGCGGTACCTACGATGCCCGCTGACGAGAGCGAGTGGCGCGCGCAGCACCAGCCAGCAGCGCCAGGCCGAGCCAGCCGAAGGCGCCGCCACCGCCGTTGTCCTCGTCATCGTCATCGCTGCCACCGTCGTCATCGTCGGGGGGAATCGGCTCGGAGACCGTGCTCAGCAGCGTGGTGTTGCCGGGATCGAACATGAGATCGGTGATGTACTCCTCACCGAAGCCGATGGCCTCGCCGGCAGGCGCGTTGTTCGAGTTCTGCAGCCGACCCGTGCCGTCCGCGCGCAACTCGAACAGGGCCGGGTGGAAGCGGCCCGTGTCCATCTCACGACCGTTGAAGGTGAATACCACCTCCTCGCCGACCAGTTCGCTCACCTGGACGCCGTCGTCGAGCACCGCGGCCGCATCGATTTCGAAGCTGAGGGAGCTCCCTTGGGCGTAGAAGTCCTCGCCCGTGATCTCCCGCTGGAGATCGAAGGCGGGGAACCCGGAGGGGGTGCCGTCCTCCAATTCTCCCTGGACCTGATAGGTGACACTGGTGATCGGTGGATCGACGTAGGCGGTGCCCGCCTCGAGGGGCGCGTCGATCACGATTTCGATGTTGAACACGCTGACCTCGCTGAAGGTGTTGGTCAGCGTGTAGTCGTTGTTCGAGGTGAAGAACATCGTCGTTTGCTGGGCGGCCGCTAGCCCCGGCGCGAGCAACAGGGGGGCCAGGATCCAAGGGGTTTTCGTCGTCGGGCGAGATATCGTCATCTTGTCCATCCGATGGTGCGAGTGTCCTGGTACAACGGCGCTGGCGCGGATCTGTTGACGCTAGGCATCACCGTTCGCCGGCGCGTCGTCAGATGGCAACGCGCTCAACCAGGCCCGCACGGCGGGATCCTGGGTGAGGCCGAGGGCGCGTTGCAGGGCTCGATTCGCTTCCTCCAGGCGACCCGCGTGGCGTAGCACGTGCGCGTAGGTTACCCAGTAGGGTTGATAGGTCTGCGTAAGCGCTCCGGGCAATGCCTCCAGCGCCGAGAGCGCATGTGCCGCGCCTCGCGATCTGAGCAGCACCGCGGCACGCCCCACCTGCACGCCGACGGCATCGGTGAACACCAGGAGCGCATCGTAGAGCTGCTCGAGGGCAGGCCAGCGCGGCGTTCCGGTTCTGACCACCTCGCAGTGCACCGACTGAATCGCCGCCTCACACTGGTAGCGCCCGGGCTGCCCCGCGCGCGCGGCCTGGGCGAGTAGCGCCTCACCCTGGCGGATCATCGCCCAGGACCAGCGCGAGTGATCCTGGCGATCGAGGGGGACGAAGGCACCCGCCTCATCGCGGCGAGCGGCCCGTCGCGCCTCGCAGTGGTACATCAGCGCGAGCAGACCGAGCGCCTCCGGCTCAGGCATCAACGCCACCAGCACCTGCCCCAGCCAGATCGCCTCCTCGGCGAATCCCTGCGGGGTTCCCTCACCGGTGGCCGTCTCCGCCATCACGTCCCACCCGGCGTTGAAGGCCGTGTAGATCGCCGCCAAGACGTCATCCAGCCGCGGCGACAGGGCATCGCCTGTGGGTACCTCGTAGGCGATGCCCGCATCCCGGATGCGCGACTTCGCCCGCACCAGGCGCTGCCCCATCGCGGCCGGTGAGACCAGGAAGGCACTGGCGATGCGCGAGGCGTCCAAGCCCAACACGGTCTGTAGCATGAGCGGCGTGCGGGCCGCCGCGTCGATGGCGGGGTGAGCGCAGACGAACATCAGCTTCAAGCGCTCGTCCGGGAACTGCACGGCGCCGTCGGGGCCCTCAGCGAGGGTGTTCTGCAGCTGTTCCACCGTGTAGCGGTGTTGCTCGCGAACCTTCGCCGCACGCTCGCCGTGGCCGAGACTGCGACGTGCGACCGTGAGCAACCAACCCTCGGGGTTGTGGGGCACACCACGCTCCGGCCACGTTCGCAGCGCGGCCGCGAACGCTTCGGAGAGCGCGTCCTCGGCGGCCATGAGATCGCGAGACCGCCTGCTCAAGAGCGCGACCAGGCGCCCGTAGGAGAGGCGCGCTACCGCTTCGGCAGCGCGCTCGCTCAGGGCGTTCGGGGATGGCAACTCAGCCCCCGGTCCAGTCGCTACGGCGCGTCCGGCGGCGGGGGTAGCACCGGTCGCACCTCGACCGCCCCGTAGGCGGCAGCCGGCGAGCACGCCGCCCACGTCAACGCGGCGTCCAGGTCATCGACGTCGATGATGAAGTAGCCGCCGAGTTGCTCCTTACTGTCGGCGTAGGGGCCGTCGTGGACCACTCGCTTACCGTCACGCACGCGCACGGTGGTCGCGGCGTGGGGCGGGGTCAAGCCGGCCCCGTTCACCACCACCCCAGACTGCTGCAGGGTCTGCACGTAGTCCTGCCAGGCGGCCCAGTAGGCCTCAGTGCGCTCGGGGTCCTCGCGCTCGGCGAAGGCGTTGGCATCTTCTGCGAACATCATCATGTACTGCATGGCATCTTCTCTCCTGGGTGTTGGCGCGAGCCTGTCCCGCGCTCACCTGGATGAGCCGCCAGCCCACACGATTTCGACACGCCGAGCAATTTCCTAGTAATTCGCCGCCTGTGGAACAGGCGCCCCGTTCGCGTCAGTCCACAGAACCGTATTCCTGCCGCGTGCTACCCTCACCCGCCGTGCTGGCGAGCGCCGCGAGCGTGCTCCCGCGACGCCAGCCCGCCGGCGCGACAACAACGACCCGATCGAAAGCCCCGAGCCCCGCCATGAAGACCCTAGCCCTCGTCGCCTTCCAGTTCCCGCCACTCGTGGGCACGAGCGGGATCCAACGCACCCTCAGGTTCGTACAGCACCTGCCGAGCTTCGGCTGGCGACCGGTGGTGATCACCCCCTGGCGCGGCATCCACCGCACCGTCGACCTGGAGACGGAGAAGGCCCTGCCGCCGGAATGCGAGGTCATCCGCACGGGGTGCCTGGACACGGCGCGACATCTGGCCATCGGCGGCCGCTACCTCGGCGGCATGGCATTGCCGGATCGGTGGACCTCATGGCGCTGGTTCGCCCCCCTCGCGCTCAAACAGCTGCGCGCACTCGACCCGCAAGTGGTGTGGAGCACCTAC
This window encodes:
- a CDS encoding pentapeptide repeat-containing protein, which translates into the protein MEFGQKIEVARNIVLIAVALVGLPLAVIRTRLAMRQQDLDRFEKGVSMLGDQRMSVREGGIRVLESLARGNPSKYASSVCLTLWSFCLDRSHEAFAEVDEQEPDYEVDDATGLEPPAAPQDLQLAASAAGRLNHLDDARLVAKLERAYLNATDLSQAHLTSANLTFASLRRTNLTLASLKHIDLACADLTRADLTNANLTGARLTETKLTRAKLWFTKLKGVHLTEADLARAELTSADLTGAYATDAILTGARLRDTTLTGAELTDARLKDAILSRADLTRADLTRADLTRADLTNANLTDANLTGADLTDANLTGADLTRADLTRADLTGADLTSAKLTDTKLTVAKFTGAKLEDITLSREQMDALWESQDALP
- a CDS encoding YciI family protein, which produces MQYMMMFAEDANAFAEREDPERTEAYWAAWQDYVQTLQQSGVVVNGAGLTPPHAATTVRVRDGKRVVHDGPYADSKEQLGGYFIIDVDDLDAALTWAACSPAAAYGAVEVRPVLPPPPDAP
- a CDS encoding DUF6596 domain-containing protein, with product MPSPNALSERAAEAVARLSYGRLVALLSRRSRDLMAAEDALSEAFAAALRTWPERGVPHNPEGWLLTVARRSLGHGERAAKVREQHRYTVEQLQNTLAEGPDGAVQFPDERLKLMFVCAHPAIDAAARTPLMLQTVLGLDASRIASAFLVSPAAMGQRLVRAKSRIRDAGIAYEVPTGDALSPRLDDVLAAIYTAFNAGWDVMAETATGEGTPQGFAEEAIWLGQVLVALMPEPEALGLLALMYHCEARRAARRDEAGAFVPLDRQDHSRWSWAMIRQGEALLAQAARAGQPGRYQCEAAIQSVHCEVVRTGTPRWPALEQLYDALLVFTDAVGVQVGRAAVLLRSRGAAHALSALEALPGALTQTYQPYWVTYAHVLRHAGRLEEANRALQRALGLTQDPAVRAWLSALPSDDAPANGDA
- a CDS encoding FkbM family methyltransferase — protein: MRDAREAPAGFPTFLRQCIARGLSIESVLDVGVGNGTPWLYDAFPDTELMLFEPLGEVFQEAISAIIAQRAGARHFPVALGDAPGEATIHVAGSTPTSSSLLPTSQDLMDALDREGRDSGSKPLTVEVDVLDNYDPIVGRNVLKIDAEGFELPILTGGQQVLRKSELVILEVSLMPRYEGEAALSDILRFMESQGFALYEIIELSRRRPDAPSAFMDVAFVPERSALRVF
- a CDS encoding class I SAM-dependent methyltransferase; the encoded protein is MDEAPAVIPQDLSEDRFLAYYAEASLSQDTWGRSRRIHSLMMRALQRLGLPASELAVGDVGCGAGTQSRVWSEAGHRVSGVDIDEGLISLARERLRESPSKVPIEFAVGSADALPFGDASLDICLMPELLEHVVDWQACLDECARVLKPGGLLFLSTTNALCPRQQEFKLPLYSWYPAAVKRRCERLAVSSRPQWVNHAQYPAVNWFTFYGLRRELTARGFAQCFDRFDNMGTEHLGAMARAGVRVARRFRAVRLLGHVVTPYTQIVAIKG